CGGCGTATGCCGAAAACTTCAAGCAGTGGGTGTTTGCGCCGTACGTCGTGGATGGCAAGCCCGTACCTTTCCTGACGGTGATGAAAGTTTCCTTCTGATTCCCGGCAGAGAGACAAGCCGGGTTGTATGAAATCAGGCCGAAGCTGCCCTGTGGAAGGGCGGCTTCGGCCTCACTGTTTTGGGCAGAGCCGACCGTGAGGTCAGCGCCTGAACCAGCATCCGGTGACGCATCCGGCGCGTCCCTGAACGTTTGGTGGATGAGATACGGACGAGTGTTATACTCGCTTCCCATAAACCCAGCTTGATGCCAGTCTGTGGTTGCCAGAAGCTTCACGTCCGTACAATTGCCGCAGGCGGGTCTCTGGGTGACTTCCATACCGCCGGGCTTGCTCCGCCGGTGAGCAGGCTGCCAGGGTCCGGGCTGTGAACTACATTGGCAGCAAATTTTCCCTTCTTCCTTTTCTGGAAAGGCATATAACGGAATTCTCCAAGCCGGATTCGGGTTGGACATTTTTCGATATATTTTCGGGAACAGGCGTTGTCGGAAGACACTTCAAAAAACTTGGATTCCACATCGTCACCAATGACATTCAGTATTACAGCTACTGTCTCAACCGGGCATACATAGGCATCAACCGCCAGCCAGGGTTCAGTGGCATTGTGGAGCATCTGCCACCGCCGGCTGGTCTTTTGCAGTATGATGCGGTTGATGTCGCTCTGGACTATCTGAACCGGCTGACGGGAGTTGAAGGCTTCGTTTACCGGAATTACTGTCCGGGCGGTACGGCCGGAAAAGATTTTCCCCGTCAATACTTCACAGACGAAAATGGAAAACTCTGCGACGCCATTCGCCTTCAAATAGAAGACTGGTATCGGGATGCTGTCATTTCAGACGATGAGTATTTCTATCTGCTGGCCAGCCTGATTGAAGCCATGGACAAGGTTGCCAACACGGCTTCGGTCTATGGCGCGTTTCTCAAGCACGTGAAGCCAAGTGCGCGTAAGCTTCTCAGACTTGAGAGGCTTGAGATCATACCTGACAGCAAAGTGCATCGGGTGTTCAACTGCGATGGAAGCAAGCTGGTAAGTGAAGTGCAATGCGATATTCTCTACATTGATCCTCCCTACAACCAGCGTCAGTACTGCACGAACTACCATGTTCTGGAAACCATCGCAAAATATGACCATCCACAGCTTTATGGCATTACGGGACTGAGGGACTACCGTCACCAGAAATCAGATTTCTGCAATTCTGCAAAGGCTCTTCAATCGCTTGAAAGGCTGATTCAGGAAACAAGTGCAAAATATGTCTTTCTGAGCTACAACAGCGAAGGTCTCATGCGTGAAGATGAGATTATCAGGATGATGGGCCAATACGGAGAGGTGGATTTGAAAAAAGAGGACTATCGCCGGTTCAGAGCCGATATAGACCGGGAAAACCGCAGATACCGGGCAGACCGTGTTACCGAGTACCTGTTTTGCCTGAAAAAGGATGGATAACGGAATCAACCGGGCCGGCTTTTTTGAAAGAGGACGGCACTGCATAGGGAACGTCTGAATGATCAAGTACATCGGCTCCAAACGAACCCTCATCCCGCTCATTCTGGAAACCGTCCGCCGGGCAACAAGGGCCCGAACGGTTCTTGACCCGTTTTCCGGGACGGCCCGCGTCGGGCATGCGCTCAAGGCAGCCGGCTACCGTGTGCTCTCCAACGACCACAATGCCTATGCCGCCGTCCTGGCACGCTGCTACGTTCAGGCCGATGCCGAGGATGTCCTCGAAGACGCCCGCAAACTCGTCCGCGAGTTCAATGCCCTCAAGGGCACGCCGGGCTATTTCACCGAGACGTTCTGCATCCGGTCCCGCTTTTTCCAGCCCAAAAACGGCGAACGGATTGACGCCATCCGCGAAGCCATTGCCGCCAGGGGGCTTGACCCGGAACTGGAAGCCGTCATGCTCGTCTCCCTGATGGAAGCGGCCGACCGCGTGGATTCCACGACCGGCGTGCAGATGGCCTATCTCAAAAGCTGGGCGCCACGCTCGTACAACGACCTCGAACTGCGTGTCCCCAACGTGCTCCCGCGCGCCCGGTACGGCAAAGGGCAGGCGACATGCCTCGATGCCCTCGATGCCGTCCGTCGCTTTGCGGCTGATGTGGCCTACCTTGACCCGCCCTACAACCAGCATTCCTACCTGGGGAACTATCACATCTGGGAGTCGCTCGTGCGGTGGGACAAACCCGAAGTCTATGGCGTCGCATGCAAGCGCGTGGACGTACGCCAGCGCCGCAGTGTCTTCAACGCCCGTTCCCGGTTTACGGCTGCCCTGCACACCCTGCTGACCGCCGTGCAGGCGCCGGTCATCATCGTGTCGTTCAACGACGAAGGTTACGTGACGCGCCAGGACATGGAAGCCATGCTGCGGTCGCTGTGGAACGGCGCCGGGCAGGTCACGACCATCGAGA
This window of the Chloracidobacterium sp. N genome carries:
- a CDS encoding DNA adenine methylase; its protein translation is MNYIGSKFSLLPFLERHITEFSKPDSGWTFFDIFSGTGVVGRHFKKLGFHIVTNDIQYYSYCLNRAYIGINRQPGFSGIVEHLPPPAGLLQYDAVDVALDYLNRLTGVEGFVYRNYCPGGTAGKDFPRQYFTDENGKLCDAIRLQIEDWYRDAVISDDEYFYLLASLIEAMDKVANTASVYGAFLKHVKPSARKLLRLERLEIIPDSKVHRVFNCDGSKLVSEVQCDILYIDPPYNQRQYCTNYHVLETIAKYDHPQLYGITGLRDYRHQKSDFCNSAKALQSLERLIQETSAKYVFLSYNSEGLMREDEIIRMMGQYGEVDLKKEDYRRFRADIDRENRRYRADRVTEYLFCLKKDG
- a CDS encoding DNA adenine methylase, whose amino-acid sequence is MIKYIGSKRTLIPLILETVRRATRARTVLDPFSGTARVGHALKAAGYRVLSNDHNAYAAVLARCYVQADAEDVLEDARKLVREFNALKGTPGYFTETFCIRSRFFQPKNGERIDAIREAIAARGLDPELEAVMLVSLMEAADRVDSTTGVQMAYLKSWAPRSYNDLELRVPNVLPRARYGKGQATCLDALDAVRRFAADVAYLDPPYNQHSYLGNYHIWESLVRWDKPEVYGVACKRVDVRQRRSVFNARSRFTAALHTLLTAVQAPVIIVSFNDEGYVTRQDMEAMLRSLWNGAGQVTTIEKDFKRYVGAQIGIYNPRGEKVGVVSHLRNREFLYVASREDLAPALMSVTAAQHRQGWLFGES